The sequence taaccagttgagccaccagtATCTCATGAGGCAGTATCATCATTATGGACTAGAGTGCATCTAATCAGCTCACTAGTTCAGGTTAGTCGGCCATTTTAAGTGCTGTGTCTCTCGTAACGGTATCGTTGTTGTTGCTCTCAAATCATTAATCACGTTAGctcattttatctttatttgacAGTTTATTTGAGGAGAAAGGCTTTTAAgagtttaatgattttttttagctagCCTACGTAATCCTTTGGGAAGTACAATGACAGAACAATACGCTGATTCACAGCCTAGGGAGCTAGAGAGCTGATTGAGACGCACCTAAAGACTGCTGTAATTAATTTGTAGGGTCGGGTTATGGACAAAACGTTAACCCTctatagccctattcggacgggattagttttacgtggggacgtggagtaatgcaattttacctcaggacgtctgtaatattaattggccaattcgcacgggacaagatgtctcagtaaaactagcagaagtgggaggggtaactcactttacgcaccacagtaacctcttTGTAGTCATGTCCGTATGACGTGGCTTCCTGTTTAAAGCgtctccatgcttgcaaaacacgccaaaaacaggaaatgacggaattttactgtacatatttacagcgggtctattcggacgggatcagtattacctgaggtcatttttcggacctttttacagaagttaaaagtcgccgtaatctttactgacattgtccataatgattaccgagatggcgcgttcggacgggactaaaatcaccgagaagctctggtaataattactttaccccccacgtccccacgtaaaactaatcccgtctgaataggGCTTTAGTTGAAGTTAAGCTGTAAGTTTAGACCGGTATTACGTTGCTAATGAACAATAAAGTATGCTAATCAAGCTTGTTGGTTTTTAAAGAAAGATCAGTTCATCTTTGTCCAGTAGTGAGCACTGTAACTAGTATTTGCTAGCAAACAAtgctcaattttttattttattaagataTCATGGATTTTTCACTGGATAACAGTGATAAcactggatattttttttagtttgttattaGTGACCTTTAGTTGGCCAAAGTCAAACCCAAGACCTCCTACCACTTTTCTAGGAAGTCTTTCCACTTTCAGCctcaggagcattagtgagatcagactctgatgttataagagtgaggaggtctggggttcatcTCAAAAGTGTTCAGTTTGTTGACATTATTAACACAACAGGTCTTCTTCAATGTGtacactttgtgcacaggagtaTTGTCATATTTGGGTCTCTTAGATCCACAGAATAAAATTTtaacactacagcacacacacacaatcatgtatCTATAACAGTAAATGTTCATATAGAATTTTGATGGaaatctactgtatgtttgcAATGACTTTTTGGTAGCTTGCTCCATGACAAGCCTTGTACATGGGGGCTGCTGAGACCATACAATCATAAGGGGTCATTTTCTGGTAACCTAGGTTAGTCGTGCCACCTCGATAAAGTCACTGGGTTTAGACATAATGATCGTACTGACTCAAAATGTTGCAGCAGCATTGCAACACTTCCTCAGATCACCCAGAAGACTTCTGAAGAGTCAATAAAAGAAGAACTGCTCAGGTTGCTTAAACCTAAGCTCCAGAAGTGGCTTTGACCTCATTAATGTATCatcaataaaattataaaaagtaTATTACAGACCTTACATACCTGGGAATGCCACAGCGGCAGCAGAAGTTTCAGCGCCCTCTGTGTGTAGCCCAAGAGTCTGCAGTGTGTGCTCGGCGGCATGGATTTTGGCTTCATCCACCGACGCGCACAGTTTAGTTGGGGTGAACGGAtgtctattaataataattgggaAGAATTAACGGTTAGGTGTGAGGGatgtttgtgaattttttttgtgtcaatCCATTTCAATGAGCTGTGAGCTTACATGTTAGGGTACTGAGTGGCCAGAGCAGGGATGGTGACTTTATAAAGGAACAGTTGCCTCTGATCAGGTCCAATGGCAGAGTGAAGCTGGTACACCGGATGTCCCCAGTTATTCTTCTGACAAATATCCtccaaaatctgtaaaatgAAGGCCAGTATTTATCCAATAGCACTTTTTACTCAGCAGTTTATAAAGCGACAGGATTCAGTctgagcagtgtgaaacgtcATAAGCCAGGATTCTGTTTACCCAGAGCTCACGATCACCCAGGGAAATATTACAAGCATTACACTATTTGGTGAACAATCAAGTATCATACAGTATAGTGAacagtttgcatgtttttttatgtaactctggatttcatccatccatccatccatccatccatccatccatccatccatccatccattctctacacCGCTCATCCTCATCTGACTGGGTGTAAATGACCACTTATTATTgtctaattttatttcattacctgtcatttatttaatattattattttagtatttgcTTTAATATGTGTTATATGTTCTTAACTTTATTGTGAAGTTCATGCCTTTATTTTAAAGCATACTTGCGCTAGCATGAGGGACCCTTTTCTAACTTTTGTTTGTTCAGGACCCGAATAAAGGGGGCACATGGTTGGTGTGAGTTTCATTCGGTTCAAAAGTTTATTGATGAAATGTCTTTACAGCTCATTTTGGTGCTATAAATTGCTAAATTGACGTTTGACTATACAGAGTGCTAGCTATAGGTCTCGCTTATAAGCGACAACATTAAATAACTGTGAACCAGTTTAACTGACTATTATTACTAGGAACCTGGCGCCTTGCCCAAGATTCTCGGGGCACATTGCATTGTACACCCCTGTACAGGATAGCgatctatcacacacacaaacacactcactcacacacccatttaTACATTACGCACAACTTTAGAAATTCCATTCAGCTTAAAACATGTCTGTGGACTAGGGGAAGAAACTGGTGTACCTGGAGGACACCCCTCAGGCATAGGGAGAGCACGCAatgcatatatacattatatttactttaaagaaaGAGGCTAGGTGTCATTTTGCATTTTAGTCTGGTTACCTGTGGAGCATGTTTGATTCCCTGTGGCTTCAAGGTGACGGGGTTCATGGGCGTGAGCTCCATGCCGGGAAGCAGGTCGTAGAGTTTGTCATCATGTTTGTCAGACTTTAGCTGATATGTGGGGCAGCCACGGCCCACGCCTGCATAGGCGAGGTAGCCTCGACCGCCCAACCCGCGCACACCTGCCGCCCCTACAGGCATATTCATGTAAATTTCTAGGAATGCAAGAAGGCATTGAATCGAATCAAATCACCAGAAATCACCTGAGCTTCGATCAAGATTCAGAAAGCTCCAAGCCAGCACAGTACAGGCTCTGGTACGCCGTCTAAGTAGCCCTGATTTGTGGTCATTTTATTTGCAGATTGATGCTGATGTCCCATTTTCTAGTAATCACATGACTGTATTATGCAGGCATGaagaacaaaatttaaaaaaaaaaaaaaagtgctgcacCAAATGCAACACGGATCATCTGACGAGAAAACGTCACACGGTACAATGAAACAttctcttatttttcatatctgTACTTGTCTATtggactattattattattattattattattaacattctATAATATACATTTGATCGGTAGTTTCTTTTATTTGGATTTTGTTCAGTACATAATTTAAACACTGATTTGTGAGAACTTGTGGAAGACACTCACCTCTGACAGACGGCGGACGCACCAGACCTCGAGTGCTGACATGGCCCTTAGCGGCAGGGAAGCGGAACTGTCCAGGGAGAGCTGCGTAAGCATGAGGTGCATAAAACACTGGAGCACCCAGGTACGCTGCTGAGGGGTCATACACCTGTCCCAGCGTGTAGGTGTACTCGCCCTGCAGCAGAGCCGCCCCTCGTCCCCCTGTGCCTCGAGTGTAACGCACATAACTGTCTTTATCCACTGGCTTCGCCAGCGTCACTTCTATAGGAGAGCCGTCGATCACCTGAAGGAGTGATTAAAGAGTTTATTACCCGCTGTGTCATTTGATCAAAATGTGTTAATTAAACCTGTGCGAAGTGTAAATGATGCAGCCATGACACGAATTTCCATCACCTTTCCGTTCAACACGTTCATAGCTGCGATTGCATCGTCTCTCTGAGAGAAGTGAACAAACGCGTAGTCCCTGATCTTCTTTACCCTCTCCACCGCACCTGTAAGGATGTCACATATATCCTTCAATCACATGAGGACCTCTTTAGGATTTCAATCAAACATCCAAACTGAAGAAATGAAATATAAGATTTTATaagaaatcattcattcatttatttatttaattcacggggagcctgtgcctatctcaggcgtcatcgggcatcgaggcaggatacaccctggacggagtgccaactcatcacagggcacacacacactctcattcacacacacactctcacacactacggacaatttaccagagatgccaatcaacctaccatgcatgtctttggaccgggggaggaaaccggagtacctggaggaaacccccgaggcacggggagaacatgcaaactccacacacacaaggcggaggtgggaatcgaacccccaaccctggaggtgtgaggtgaacgtgctaaccactaagccaccgtgtcccccattaTAAGAAATCAAAACAGAGCAATTTAATGTTAGAGAGAAGGACCCTCTGAAAGGGGGACTggttgtcattcattcatttgtttattcattcatctacagtagccacttttttttttggtcatggtCACTGTGGATCACTGGGAACACTGGACAGGAGTTGGGAACACACCATGAATGGGATACGAGTCCAGAGCAAGCCACCAAACACACCCATTTACACAATTGTTCACACAAAGGGACGAGTAAGAGAAGCTTGATTATATCACAGGCATGTTTTTTGGGGGACGGGAAGAAACCAGAAATCCTGGAGAAATCCAACAGacaggggagaacatgcacagaaactccaCATAGTAATCCAAGCTCAGGATGGAATCAGCGATCTTGGATATGAACGGATTCCCATTACACCGCTATGTAAATacctttaattattatttctttcatttcttcaaAATTACCAGGTTTGATGGCATTGAACTCCTTCTCAATGGTCTCTTCTGTCGTGGCCAGCATGAGGTTCCTGATGTAAAGGATCTTCACTGTGGACATCGTGTCCTCATCCACTTCCACTTCTGGCTCCGCCCAATCCACAGCAATGGCATGACCCCACAGCTGGATACGGCCTGTAGACACAACCATTACTTTATAAACCTTGAAACTGTACATCtattaaaaatatgtaacaTATGAAAAGTCTTCCACTTCAAGGAATCCTTTAGTCTAAGAACTATGAtcacttttttctctcccaATGTCTTTCCAACCCTTTTTTTTACCAGgagaaacaaattattttatgataTCAGTGTAAGATGTTTTCCATACACAGACTTTTAATGGTTGAACATAACGCCTTatagagcagaaatgggttggataatacagtttattttaaagatataaacatttgtgtgagaagattttaattttttggaacttaattatgaatattttgcccttagtagaaacaaaaatacttagaaaacactacaaattctgtcattcattcattcatcttctaccgcttatccgaacttctcgggtcacggggagcctgtgcctatctcaggcgtcatcgggcatcgaggcaggatacaccctggacggagtgccaacccatcacagggcacacacacacactctcattcactcacacactcacacactacagacaattttccagagatgccaatcaacctaccatgcatgtctttggaccgggggaggaaaccggagtacccggaggaaacccccgaggcacggggagaacatgcaaactccacacacacacacaaggcggaggcaggaatcgaaccctcaaccctggagatgtgaggcgaacgtgctaaccactaagccaccgtgcccccatgtCTCCTTTCATATGAAACATTAATTCAACATTTAATTCGACAaatcaccactgtggagtgtgacatgaatTATGACTAAAAAAGTGTCTAAATACCAGGCAGCAGTTTCCTCCTGGCCATGGCTGCAGCACGGTGGCTCTCGTATTCCACGAAGGCAAAGCCTCTATTCTTGCTCTTGTCAGCTGCACTGGGGTAAACGATCACCTCCACCACACCATCCGTCACCTTCTTCATCTCAGCCAGGATCTCCTCTTTCTTCTTGGTTTTTGGGATGCCTCCCACAAACAGCCGGCAGTTATccacactcgcacacacgccCAGCAGACGACCGTTCCTAAAGCAACGTCAGGAAATGACTCTCGGTTCGACGAGTCGCGATGCGATCTCTAAACCAATCAGATTCTATTTCAAAATAATGTCCTACCTAATTTCATAATTGTTGAGATACTTCATGGCATTCTTGGCTTCTTGTTTAGCACTGAAGGTGACGAAAGCATAACCTCGGTTGTTCCCGTTGAAATCCATCATCATCCGTACTTCATATATTTTGCCAAACtgtaaacagacagagaaagaataACAACGTCTCATAACGGTTCTCCATTTTAGGGTAATTCTATGCTACGAGAGAGGGTAATAATAGTTTACTTCACAGTGTAAATACAACATATTTATGTTTTAGGAACGTTATCCTCAATGAAGATCCCCTGAACTTGTGTGTGGAATGTCGTGGTTTATAATGTCTTTTCAAAAATGTCTTACTTTTTCACAAAGAGGCACCAACTCATCCTCAAAAAGGTCTCGAGGTAATTTGCCCACAAATATCTCGCTGCCTCTCTCTGGTGGTGGACCTTCCCAACCAGGTGGTGGACCTCCGTATCTCCTCTGGCCATTTTCCTATAGGACAGAACAAGAGTTGTGATAGACATCCATCCAAACCAAAGCGAAGGTCTGTACTGTAGATCAGCAGATGGAGATCAACTCACTAGAATAGCGCTCTGAAAGAAACCATTCGTAATCGCAAGGATGGAGTGATGTATCAATGATggtcatccagagtgacttacatttttatttcatttccattgcaattgagggttaagggctttgctcaggggcccagaaatgacagcttggtggacctgggatttgaatttATATCCTCCTGATTGGTCGACCAACACCTTAACGCCCAAACTAGCTAATCCATATATATGTTTGGCATGTGGtagcatagtggttaaggtgttgccatgccaatcggaaggttgtaagttgaatcccaggtccaccaagctgccactgttgggcccctgagtaagtcCCTTAACGCTCAATTGCTCACAAAAAaactgagataatgtaagtcactctggataacggcgtctgctaaatgctgtaaatgtaaatgtacagtatacatgtgtataaatatggatgtggtagcctagtgcttaaactactgatcagatccaccaagcttccactgctgggctcctgagcaaggccctaaattgctcagttgtataagatGAAATACATATGAAACATAAGTCGTTCCGGATAACGTCgtctgctaaatgttgtaaatgtatcCAGTGGAGAAAGTACTAGTATTGATACTGGAGTTACTGGAGACACTGGTGTTTGCTCCCTAAATACTTCCGAAGCTCATATTTAGAGGCACTAATTTGACGGATATTGACGGTAGTGCTCATTTTTCAGCACAAGATGGTGCTACAACTCTAAATACTGTGGCCAACGTTGATGAACAATACAGATATCTATTAAAGGCCGTTTTTATAAAAGacgttttaaaataatgttttttttttttttacggaaGTAAAAATAAGGTGTGAAATGACCTCCTGAACATTTCCACTTGGAATCAGACCTGGTATGTTGTTATAAATGTACACAGATGGAGTGCTTTAAGTTATGAGTGCTTTAAGATAactaataatctttttttttatttttttgcactgtgTCATGATTTTTTGAACCGTGCAAAAGTCTCATACACcataggttttttttatatactgtaaatttgatctttatatacattttgaaaaaaaaaaattatgtcaaTTAGAAATCCAGacacattaactgtatataaatgttaaGTAATGCACAGTATTAAGtaagagaccaaaaaaaaaaaagaaaactgacaAATGTCACTTTGCAAAGGCAAATTGGGATTGgattcattttttaatgaaatgtgtaACTGATAAACTAATAATCTCTTTTTAtaagaaatctttattttattgcaattcTTTAATTCAGATGTGAA is a genomic window of Tachysurus fulvidraco isolate hzauxx_2018 chromosome 8, HZAU_PFXX_2.0, whole genome shotgun sequence containing:
- the a1cf gene encoding APOBEC1 complementation factor isoform X3 gives rise to the protein METNQKCGDGLTGTQKEAALRTLIQRTGYQLHQENGQRRYGGPPPGWEGPPPERGSEIFVGKLPRDLFEDELVPLCEKFGKIYEVRMMMDFNGNNRGYAFVTFSAKQEAKNAMKYLNNYEIRNGRLLGVCASVDNCRLFVGGIPKTKKKEEILAEMKKVTDGVVEVIVYPSAADKSKNRGFAFVEYESHRAAAMARRKLLPGRIQLWGHAIAVDWAEPEVEVDEDTMSTVKILYIRNLMLATTEETIEKEFNAIKPGAVERVKKIRDYAFVHFSQRDDAIAAMNVLNGKVIDGSPIEVTLAKPVDKDSYVRYTRGTGGRGAALLQGEYTYTLGQVYDPSAAYLGAPVFYAPHAYAALPGQFRFPAAKGHVSTRGLVRPPSVREIYMNMPVGAAGVRGLGGRGYLAYAGVGRGCPTYQLKSDKHDDKLYDLLPGMELTPMNPVTLKPQGIKHAPQILEDICQKNNWGHPVYQLHSAIGPDQRQLFLYKVTIPALATQYPNIHPFTPTKLCASVDEAKIHAAEHTLQTLGLHTEGAETSAAAVAFPGM
- the a1cf gene encoding APOBEC1 complementation factor isoform X2, translating into METNQKCGDGLTGTQKEAALRTLIQRTGYQLHQENGQRRYGGPPPGWEGPPPERGSEIFVGKLPRDLFEDELVPLCEKFGKIYEVRMMMDFNGNNRGYAFVTFSAKQEAKNAMKYLNNYEIRNGRLLGVCASVDNCRLFVGGIPKTKKKEEILAEMKKVTDGVVEVIVYPSAADKSKNRGFAFVEYESHRAAAMARRKLLPGRIQLWGHAIAVDWAEPEVEVDEDTMSTVKILYIRNLMLATTEETIEKEFNAIKPGAVERVKKIRDYAFVHFSQRDDAIAAMNVLNGKVIDGSPIEVTLAKPVDKDSYVRYTRGTGGRGAALLQGEYTYTLGQVYDPSAAYLGAPVFYAPHAYAALPGQFRFPAAKGHVSTRGLVRPPSVRGAAGVRGLGGRGYLAYAGVGRGCPTYQLKSDKHDDKLYDLLPGMELTPMNPVTLKPQGIKHAPQILEDICQKNNWGHPVYQLHSAIGPDQRQLFLYKVTIPALATQYPNIHPFTPTKLCASVDEAKIHAAEHTLQTLGLHTEGAETSAAAVAFPGYAIANTTGTVAASQLKQTLSLGQDLAAYTTYEAYPAFAVTTRGEAYGVF
- the a1cf gene encoding APOBEC1 complementation factor isoform X1 encodes the protein METNQKCGDGLTGTQKEAALRTLIQRTGYQLHQENGQRRYGGPPPGWEGPPPERGSEIFVGKLPRDLFEDELVPLCEKFGKIYEVRMMMDFNGNNRGYAFVTFSAKQEAKNAMKYLNNYEIRNGRLLGVCASVDNCRLFVGGIPKTKKKEEILAEMKKVTDGVVEVIVYPSAADKSKNRGFAFVEYESHRAAAMARRKLLPGRIQLWGHAIAVDWAEPEVEVDEDTMSTVKILYIRNLMLATTEETIEKEFNAIKPGAVERVKKIRDYAFVHFSQRDDAIAAMNVLNGKVIDGSPIEVTLAKPVDKDSYVRYTRGTGGRGAALLQGEYTYTLGQVYDPSAAYLGAPVFYAPHAYAALPGQFRFPAAKGHVSTRGLVRPPSVREIYMNMPVGAAGVRGLGGRGYLAYAGVGRGCPTYQLKSDKHDDKLYDLLPGMELTPMNPVTLKPQGIKHAPQILEDICQKNNWGHPVYQLHSAIGPDQRQLFLYKVTIPALATQYPNIHPFTPTKLCASVDEAKIHAAEHTLQTLGLHTEGAETSAAAVAFPGYAIANTTGTVAASQLKQTLSLGQDLAAYTTYEAYPAFAVTTRGEAYGVF